One window from the genome of Mauremys mutica isolate MM-2020 ecotype Southern chromosome 4, ASM2049712v1, whole genome shotgun sequence encodes:
- the PPARD gene encoding peroxisome proliferator-activated receptor delta has protein sequence MEQLQKEVLEVKKEEKEEAVIAAGETSDPSGGPDCSLPSSSYTDLSQSSSPSLSDQLQMGCEETSAASLNVECRVCGDIASGFHYGVHACEGCKGFFRRTIRMKLEYEKCDRNCKIQRKNRNKCQYCRFQKCLSLGMSHNAIRFGRMPEAEKRKLVAGLTASEISCQNPQVADLKAFSKHIYDAYLKNFNMTKKKARGILTGKTGSTPPFVIHDMDTLWQAEKGLVWKQLVNGIPPYKEIGVHVFYRCQCTTVETVRELTEFAKSIPSFLGLYLNDQVTLLKYGVHEAIFAMLASIMNKDGLLVANGNGFVTREFLRSLRKPFSEIMEPKFEFAVKFNALELDDSDLSLFVAAIILCGDRPGLMDVKQVEGIQDNILQALEFHLQANHPDAQYLFPKLLQKMADLRQLVTEHAQLVQKIKKTETETSLHPLLQEIYKDMY, from the exons ATGGAACAGCTACAGAAGGAAGTACTTGAGGTCAagaaggaggaaaaggaagaggCAGTGATAGCAGCAGGTGAAACCTCAGATCCAAGCGGAGGACCAGATTGTTCGCTGCCTTCTAGCAGCTATACAG ACCTCTCCCAGAGCTCTTCTCCATCCCTGTCGGACCAACTCCAGATGGGCTGCGAGGAGACATCCGCTGCAAGTCTAAATGTGGAATGCAGGGTCTGTGGGGATATAGCATCAGGATTTCATTACGGAGTGCATGCATGCGAGGGCTGCAAG GGTTTCTTCCGTCGGACGATCCGCATGAAGCTGGAATATGAGAAGTGTGACCGGAACTGTAAAATCCAGAGGAAGAACCGGAACAAGTGCCAGTATTGTCGCTTCCAGAAATGCCTCTCGCTGGGCATGTCGCACAATG CAATTCGTTTTGGCCGCATGCCAGAAGCAGAGAAGAGGAAGCTGGTAGCGGGTCTGACGGCGAGCGAGATCAGCTGCCAGAACCCGCAGGTGGCTGACCTGAAAGCTTTCTCCAAGCACATCTACGACGCCTACCTGAAAAACTTCAACATGACCAAAAAGAAGGCAAGAGGCATCCTCACTGGGAAGACCGGCAGCACCCCG CCGTTCGTGATCCATGACATGGACACCCTGTGGCAGGCAGAAAAGGGGCTGGTCTGGAAGCAGCTTGTGAACGGGATCCCTccatacaaggagattggggtccACGTCTTCTACCGCTGTCAGTGCACCACGGTGGAGACAGTGCGGGAGCTCACCGAGTTCGCCAAGAGCATTCCCAGCTTCCTCGGCCTCTACCTGAATGACCAGGTGACTCTGCTGAAGTACGGGGTCCATGAAGCTATCTTCGCCATGCTGGCCTCCATCATGAACAAGGACGGGCTTCTGGTGGCCAACGGGAACGGGTTTGTCACACGGGAGTTTCTGCGCAGCCTGCGCAAGCCCTTCAGCGAGATCATGGAGCCCAAGTTTGAGTTTGCCGTGAAGTTCAATGCCCTGGAGCTGGACGACAGCGACCTCTCTCTCTTCGTGGCTGCCATTATCCTGTGCGGGG ACCGCCCTGGCCTGATGGACGTGAAGCAGGTGGAAGGGATACAGGACAACATCCTCCAGGCCCTGGAGTTCCACCTGCAGGCCAACCACCCGGACGCTCAGTACCTCTTCCCCAAGCTGCTCCAGAAGATGGCTGACCTACGGCAACTGGTGACCGAGCACGCGCAGCTGGTGCAGAAGATTAAAAAGACAGAGACCGAGACCTCATTGCACCCGCTCCTGCAGGAAATCTACAAGGACATGTACTGA